From the genome of Apostichopus japonicus isolate 1M-3 chromosome 17, ASM3797524v1, whole genome shotgun sequence:
ATCTTTAAggctcttttttttaatttgaacatttattattttgcaGGAGAGTGCGTGTGCCATAGAGGCCATTTTGCAGGAGTTCAAGGGACCAGCTGGCCTGGATATTGATGGCATACCTCTGTTCAAGTCCACAGAAGCAGTTGATGCTCAATGGGCGACGGCCAGTAAACATCTTAGTTGTATGCAGGTGAGCTCATTGTTTATAGGTACAAAACAGTCATCAGTTGTTGGTGATGCAAGAAAGTTGCACCAAAAGGAGAGACCAAAGGTTGCCAGAGATCAATCTGTTATGATTGATCAACATGCCCCTCCCTCgtgaaggaggggaggggaattcTACTGACTGAGCTAATCTgatcaaaaatatttaaatatcacaAATAATAAGAAATCATTTATTAGtgaattcattcattctttttattttcaggaCCCACCTAACATTTCACTCTACGTCACTACTAGAGAGGTGACTCTAAATGGCATCCAGTTGAACAAGTACAGGTGTCGGAGAGGAAGCAACTCGTTGGAGGGCCTACATGCTCACATGGTGAATGCAGTCCCATCACAGAGGTGTGGCATTATGCCTTTCCAGGTAAGAAAAAACCTTGTAGCATTCTAGATTACTGTCAGTCAATGCCAGTCATGTGAATCTAGCTTTTGTTAGATTAAGCTATTTATGCAGCAGCAGTGCTAAAATTATGTGTGACATACTTGACAATTTGTTTCCCAAATCACATAAAGTTCTGGAACACTTGTTGTGACATAACTTGACAAACCTTTAGCGAACCTCCATCACATCAACTAGTCCCATACTGTGTGGtaagtttaaaaatgaaattaatgccCATGTCATTCTAGTGACATGGCTTTCATtcacccaagccgaaaaggtgtgagcttatatttgttatttatttttttatataatataaaatatttttatatttttttaacacaggccgcaataaaatgtgcctctagcataacacgtgttatcatgttataacacataTGCATATAAgtgcgcaatatattcaagtcgaaaacgctattataagcaactgtacaattcggttcaGGTGTTTCATTACACCtacttttttatttgaaattcagCATCATGTTCAAAGTCAGTCAAAGCACCTATTTGTACCCAACTTCTTTGAATGACCCAATACActcatttattcatttgattcattggtagttttttttttttatttgcaggTGTACCTAATCACCTTTGCAGTTCAATGGAATACAAGAATGGAGACACTGAAGGTAGCTGGTGGCCAAGGACGTAAGACAACATGTCTGGACCCCCGCCAAATCCAGCGCTTAAACCAGCAGTCGGAATTCCTATTCGGGAAGGAGCACCTCTTTGAACCAAACTTCGCTGCACCCATGCCCAATCCTGGGAGGCATGATGAAGGCCCTGAAGAGCTGCTGGGGGTGGAGTATGCCTACTACCAGTCAACAGATTTCAGATCCAGAGACTACTACATTCAGAAAGGTACAGTAAATTCAATATATCATGAGGATGTGGCAAACTAGTTGGTGACCGTATAAAATCATGTAAACGTTAAGGGCAGCAGGTAAGGTTAGAAGTGGGAGAATAAGCATTTCTCTCATTGCAGAGGGACTGTCATGGGGATTGGCAGCTCAGTAGGACAATTGATAGTAACAGGCGTTGTTGAGATGTGTGCTAAAGCTTAGTAGGATTAGTGCTTGCATATAaaaagatgatatatatatatttttttattccagTTGATGAAGAAGCGTCTCAGGAGCTTGATGAGCCTCATCAGGACCAGCAGAGTGACTCAGAAGAGTGTGAAGATGAAGGGGTTGGAGACCTGGCCTCTGAGGAAGACCATGGGGATCCTATTGATTCATTGAGTATAGAGCATTCTGTGCTGAGTGCATCAAGGCAAGTCGAAGAGGAAGAGAGTCCTGCTTTACAGGATGTGCTCATGTCTCCCCGCCATCTTCATCTCCCCGGGTTTGAGGAAGTCGAGCGACTGGCCCTGCTGCTACTGCAACTTGCTGATGACAGTAACAGACACATTGTGCCTCCTTCTCTGAGACGGGAGATTGCAACAGCTGCTAGTTTGCTCCACGAACATGACAAATCGGCTCGAAAGTTTGTGAAAAGGTACCAGTCTAAATGGGGGTACACCTTGTTTGGGAGATGTCTAGGTCCAGAAAACCCACAGAGCAGTGCTGctcagaaaacaaaatttgcgCAGATGAGGTACGCACAGGCGTCTCAAATAACAGAAGAGTCCCGTCTCCTGTACATATTAATCAAAATGTTAAAGAACAGACCTTCTGTCAGTCACTACTCCTCACCCACGAAGACGGCTAGCATGGTGTTAGGCCATTACAAAAGAATTGTGGATAGGCTAAGGGATGATCCACTTTTGTCAAATGTAGAGATACCTCTGCCCAACATCAATGCCAAGTCTGTCACAAACATGCTTTCAAAGGAAGCTAAGAGTGCAAACTTGAGGGCCACTTGCCAGCCAAAAGTCAAACCACACAAACGGGTCTTCTCAGACGAAACTATGCCTgatgccccctccctcccttcatCACTTCCACCTCTAGACAGACCTCAAGTTCAGTACCCGTCGGTTGACCTCATTACTGGAAAGAGGCGACATGAAAAAAGGAGATTGGATTTTGATGTTGAGGAAACCGAACATGTTGCTTCATCATCCACTGGTGCAATCGCGTCACCTTCAACTTTGCGACAACTGCAACCTCGACCAACCTCTGCACAGGTTATGCCATCAGGTTCATCCAATGCACCTATACTATTGGTTGTACCTTCACAGCCCCAGGCACCATCTGTGCTGCTACAACCTTCAACCAGCCAAGTAGCATTTACATATAAATCGAAACCATCACAATCCCATACTCCAAAACCAGTGATGCCAAACAAATCAAGAAAGCCATGTTCTGCGTGTAAGATAGCACAGTGTGGTGGGCTAAAAAAGCGCTACACaccttcaaaagaaaaatgtgctGCCAGCAACCaaaaaatgttcacattttGCCCAAGAACTAGAAAGTCCACAACCCCGGGATTTGGAGGCGTATTCAATGACTTTGAACATTTTAAAAGAGTCGTAGACGAAGAACTGCAGAGGAGAAAAGGCAAATAAAATGGGCTCTTCCTCATGTGCTTGCCATAGTTGCATACCAGACAACATACATGTAACCATTTATGGTTCCTGGGCTGCAGTGAAAAACACTTGCCCATTGTCACAgtataaaaaattgtaaatgtaGTACATACTATGAGCTAGCCAAGAGGTACAATAAATGCCACTTTGAACAGTCAGCAACATGTTCTTGAGTCGTTTTTAGCGCTATTGGCTACTATAATACTATACCTAAGCATATCATTCTCTCTGTCCCTCAATCTGTCTGTCTTGTCTGCTAATTACTTAAATACTAATCCCTTAAAGACCCTCTTTTTAAAGTTGGTctgattttgtttatatttcataaATGTGGTCAAATCCTCACATGAATGttattcaaatttcataaatGCTGGCTACATCAACAAAGGAGGCAGCGAGCACCTATGTGTGCAAAGCTAAAGGATTGAAGGTTACTTTATAACCTCCAGGATTTAATATAATTGTCTACCAGCTGAAGTTGAATCTTGGAAATGCAACTTTCTTGAAACATTTTTAAGCAAGTTTTAGAGAGAAGAATAATCTCATGATTATAATTAAACTGCAGAAATACAGAGAATGGGGCTCTATTTTATCGCCGCTCCGATTGATGGCGCTATTGCGAATCTAATTTTTTTGCAAATTCGCACATTCCTGCGCTGTGATCGGTAAAGGGGATTAGTACTTGCGGGGGTCGTGAGCCaatcccaggcggtcacccatccaagtactgactgcgctctaccttgcttgacttcggtgatcggacgagaaccggtatagtcaacgtgatatggccgtagacataacaacaggtcaatggaggccatttgaatttctcatcgtcgtggcaacatagtgttatcaattgtgaaaataaaagcctacggcacccagtattcccaggcggtcatccatccaagtactgactgcgctctacgttgcttgacttcggtgatcggacgagaaccggtatagtcaacgtgatgtggccgtagacattacaagaggtgaaatgcaggctacttgtgtggtaggttatgatgagtggatttaatatatatattatacatgaatggatttaatatatattatgttaatctatattttacatatatatgtagaaaattctaatacataaaaacaaagtagttatttattaatatattcgattttcaaatcgctttccttgtggcaagtcaatgtaggccatttcaatttctcatcgtcgtggcaacatagtgttatcaattaggaaaataaaagcctacggcacccagtattcccaggcggtcacccatccaagtattgactgcgctctacgttgcttgacttcggtgatcggacgagaaccggtatagtcaacgtgatatggccgtagacataacaataggtcaatgtaggccatttcactttctcatcgtcgtggcaacatagtgttatcaattaggaaaataaaagcatacgacacccagtattcccaggcggtcacccatccaagtactgactgcgctctaccttgcttgacttcggtgatcggacgagaaccggtatagtcaacgtgatatggccgtagacataacaacaggtcaatgtaggccatttcaatttctcatcgtcgtggcaacatagtgttatcaattgtgaaaataaaagcctacggcacccagtattcccaggcggtcacccatccaagtactgactgcgctctacgttgcttgacttcggtgatcggacgagaaccggtatagtcaacgtgatatggccgtagacataacaagaggtcaatgtaggccatttcaatttttcatcgtcgtggcaacatagtgttatcaattgtgaaaataaaagcctacggcacccagtattcgcaggcggtcatccatccaagtactgactgcgctctacgttgcttgacttcggtgatcggacgagaaccggtatagtcaacgtgatatggccgtagacataacaagaggtcaatgaaggccatttcaatttttcatcgtcgtggcaacatagtgttatcaattaggaaaataaaagcctacggcacccagtattcccaggcggtcacccatccaagtactgactgcgctctacgttgcttgacttacctgatcggacgagaaccggtttttttttttttttttttctcttttattgggAGATGAGCCCACTGGCTCACCCATTGACAACATTATTTACAAGGGTATTTTTTACAGAAATAAAACTTAAGTATGGTTTGTTTTAACTAgaacattaaataataattaccttAGCATTTACTCATGTTTAAGTTAAGAGAAAACTAAATTGCTAAACACCACAGACTCAAGAAATTATATACAAAGACAACAATGTCTAAAGCAAAGTCAAAAGACCAGACCCTGATTACGTCAACACGTACTGTATACAAGTTAACCCCTATCCAGATGGTAAGTATAGCTGTTCGATTCTTTCTTAGAGAGCACAATATCGTTctgtgaaaatatattaaaaaaccgTGAGGTATTGTTTTTGTGATAGTACACATCAAAGAGTAACCGAATTTTCTTCttgagaaccggtatagtcatcgtgatgtggccgtagacattcta
Proteins encoded in this window:
- the LOC139985025 gene encoding uncharacterized protein; the protein is MLSFFTTPVIFWRPVGVLEVKIRCPNPNCPAPPGSYLAKSGFGNYARQVCGLSYHYTLLTERLQCIHCMKQRKAIGENVDPDTDEEETTQQQQYRWHAYSPHILLSLAPAVRSMFPAVICGKRAIDKSVVTLLSDRLNAVSMAKVHRLIQQGHDEWYAGRRDLYQTLLYQAHTASTASQQGILSYLKPPGSYTPPLPQTPVPSPRVLRRAHLVMEMERMPDYRASILSVTGEILCIDGTKQILKKIHGDGQGTMQYVTSVLNEWGQFLTTVVVASESEGSYERMASGLVARFKRANAPAPKILYADNNCCRDGGTSWLESLFQDWTDEGMVVRLDIRHWLHRWDTVVIKQTHSKYGMFMSALAGAILAYNKEDMLLLVRAIRNGNEIYSQYSDEQMLPFVKPHQLKSYVRRITRGVEESACAIEAILQEFKGPAGLDIDGIPLFKSTEAVDAQWATASKHLSCMQDPPNISLYVTTREVTLNGIQLNKYRCRRGSNSLEGLHAHMVNAVPSQRCGIMPFQVYLITFAVQWNTRMETLKVAGGQGRKTTCLDPRQIQRLNQQSEFLFGKEHLFEPNFAAPMPNPGRHDEGPEELLGVEYAYYQSTDFRSRDYYIQKVDEEASQELDEPHQDQQSDSEECEDEGVGDLASEEDHGDPIDSLSIEHSVLSASRQVEEEESPALQDVLMSPRHLHLPGFEEVERLALLLLQLADDSNRHIVPPSLRREIATAASLLHEHDKSARKFVKRYQSKWGYTLFGRCLGPENPQSSAAQKTKFAQMRYAQASQITEESRLLYILIKMLKNRPSVSHYSSPTKTASMVLGHYKRIVDRLRDDPLLSNVEIPLPNINAKSVTNMLSKEAKSANLRATCQPKVKPHKRVFSDETMPDAPSLPSSLPPLDRPQVQYPSVDLITGKRRHEKRRLDFDVEETEHVASSSTGAIASPSTLRQLQPRPTSAQVMPSGSSNAPILLVVPSQPQAPSVLLQPSTSQVAFTYKSKPSQSHTPKPVMPNKSRKPCSACKIAQCGGLKKRYTPSKEKCAASNQKMFTFCPRTRKSTTPGFGGVFNDFEHFKRVVDEELQRRKGK